In Zingiber officinale cultivar Zhangliang chromosome 8B, Zo_v1.1, whole genome shotgun sequence, a single genomic region encodes these proteins:
- the LOC122013578 gene encoding subtilisin-like protease 3 has protein sequence MPVEAFTNCSRPSSICSVSFELTSDSDTTYTASNPCREPSPNASAMADLKKTRFPLCLLSFLLCFALSQASYDLTAVSQRRTYIVQVRQQEGISSDLEAFYRSFLSAVNPELQMIYAYTEVFTGFAAQLTKPELAAMSALPGFLGAFPDRLYQLTTTHTPDFLGLNLQRGLWNQSNYGQGIIIGLLDTGIYPDHPSFNGSGLPPPPPKWKGRCSFNVSSCNNKLIGARAFIGGSATETPIDDVGHGTHTASTAGGAPVPGAQVLGNAYGVATGIAPLAHIAMYKVCADVGCASSDILAGMDAAVSDGVDVLSLSLGGPSLPFDEDSIAVGAFGAIEKGVFVSCAAANSGPDPSSLSNEAPWILTVAASTMDREIRSTVKLGNGQTFNGETLYQPKSFAPDLYPLVDAGTGSSSLSQYCADSSFDGVDVKGKIVLCESGAVSGVQKGVYVKNAGGVGMIVMNQFYQGYTTFPSAHVLPASHVSFAAGDQIRAYINSSSNATATFLFEGTVLGTSPAPVISFFSSRGPSLASPGILKPDITGPGVNVLAAWPSNLLPVPTPGPGFNMISGTSMSTPHLSGIAALIKSAHPDWSPAAIKSAIMTTASVVDNAGNPILNEQHLPADIFAIGAGHVNPAKAGSPGLVYDLSPDDYIAYLCGLGYTDAQLKLITGRDVACQNATSIQEKDLNYPSISVVLSANATTVEVKRTVKNVFDGPATFIAEVVVPSGVYARVYPRILSFSGQNEEAMYYLTFQMRGGGGGGAVAAQGYLKWVYGKIEVRSPISFTFK, from the coding sequence ATGCCAGTCGAGGCATTCACCAATTGTAGCCGGCCTTCCTCAATTTGTTCTGTTTCATTTGAGCTCACCTCCGACTCCGACACTACATATACAGCCTCCAATCCATGCAGAGAGCCATCACCAAACGCATCAGCAATGGCGGACCTCAAAAAGACTCGCTTCCCACTCTGCCTTCTCTCGTTCCTACTCTGCTTTGCTCTGTCTCAGGCTTCGTATGATCTGACCGCCGTCTCGCAGCGCCGGACTTACATAGTCCAGGTGCGGCAGCAGGAGGGCATCTCGTCGGACCTCGAGGCCTTTTATAGATCTTTCCTCTCTGCGGTCAATCCGGAGCTGCAAATGATCTACGCTTACACCGAGGTGTTTACCGGCTTCGCTGCTCAGTTAACGAAGCCCGAATTGGCGGCAATGTCGGCGTTGCCTGGCTTCCTTGGCGCTTTCCCCGACCGCTTATACCAGCTCACGACCACCCATACGCCGGACTTCTTGGGGTTGAACCTGCAGCGGGGTTTGTGGAATCAATCCAACTACGGCCAGGGGATCATCATCGGACTACTCGACACCGGCATCTACCCGGACCACCCTTCCTTCAATGGCTCCGGATTGCCTCCGCCGCCGCCGAAGTGGAAAGGACGATGCAGCTTTAACGTGTCCAGCTGCAACAACAAGCTCATCGGCGCCAGAGCATTTATTGGCGGCTCGGCGACTGAGACGCCGATAGACGATGTGGGACACGGAACCCACACGGCCAGTACGGCAGGTGGAGCACCGGTCCCCGGCGCTCAAGTCCTAGGGAACGCATACGGCGTGGCCACTGGCATAGCGCCCCTCGCGCACATCGCCATGTACAAAGTTTGCGCTGATGTTGGTTGCGCCAGCAGTGATATATTGGCCGGAATGGACGCGGCGGTGTCCGACGGAGTCGACGtgctctctctttctctcggAGGTCCCTCGCTACCATTTGACGAGGACTCCATCGCTGTGGGCGCCTTCGGAGCGATCGAGAAGGGAGTGTTCGTGAGCTGTGCAGCTGCCAATTCCGGACCAGATCCGAGCTCGCTGTCCAACGAGGCGCCCTGGATCCTCACAGTCGCTGCCAGCACAATGGATAGGGAGATCAGGTCGACGGTGAAGCTCGGCAATGGCCAAACATTCAACGGAGAGACGCTCTACCAACCGAAGTCGTTCGCCCCCGATCTCTACCCTTTGGTCGATGCCGGAACAGGCTCTTCATCACTCTCCCAGTACTGCGCCGATAGTTCCTTTGACGGCGTCGACGTCAAGGGAAAAATCGTGTTGTGCGAATCCGGAGCGGTCTCAGGTGTCCAAAAGGGGGTCTACGTGAAGAACGCCGGCGGCGTCGGCATGATCGTCATGAACCAGTTCTATCAGGGTTACACTACCTTCCCCAGCGCCCACGTTCTCCCGGCATCGCATGTCAGTTTCGCCGCCGGCGATCAAATCAGAGCGTACATCAACTCGAGCTCCAATGCCACTGCGACGTTCCTGTTTGAGGGCACCGTGCTGGGCACATCCCCTGCTCCGGTCATCTCATTCTTCTCTTCAAGAGGCCCAAGCTTGGCTAGTCCCGGAATTTTGAAGCCGGACATCACCGGGCCCGGCGTCAATGTCCTGGCAGCCTGGCCGTCCAATTTACTTCCGGTGCCGACGCCCGGCCCAGGATTTAATATGATATCAGGGACATCCATGTCCACACCTCACCTCAGCGGCATTGCTGCTCTCATCAAAAGCGCGCACCCAGACTGGTCTCCGGCCGCCATCAAATCAGCGATCATGACGACCGCCAGCGTGGTCGACAACGCCGGAAACCCCATCCTAAACGAGCAGCACCTCCCGGCCGATATTTTTGCTATCGGCGCCGGCCATGTGAACCCCGCCAAGGCCGGAAGCCCCGGGCTAGTGTACGACCTCTCTCCCGATGACTACATCGCTTACCTTTGCGGCTTGGGTTACACGGACGCTCAACTCAAGTTGATCACCGGCAGAGATGTCGCCTGCCAAAACGCGACTAGCATCCAAGAAAAGGACTTGAACTACCCTTCGATCTCAGTGGTTCTCAGTGCCAACGCAACGACGGTGGAAGTGAAGCGGACGGTGAAGAACGTTTTCGACGGACCGGCCACCTTCATTGCCGAGGTCGTTGTGCCATCGGGAGTGTACGCCCGTGTCTACCCGCGAATTTTGAGCTTCTCCGGCCAGAACGAAGAGGCGATGTACTATTTGACGTTCCAGAtgcgcggcggcggcggcggcggtgcaGTTGCGGCGCAGGGCTATTTGAAATGGGTTTACGGCAAAATCGAAGTGAGGAGTCCGATCTCTTTTACCTTTAAGTAG